The following coding sequences are from one Arvicanthis niloticus isolate mArvNil1 chromosome 14, mArvNil1.pat.X, whole genome shotgun sequence window:
- the Atg12 gene encoding ubiquitin-like protein ATG12 isoform X1 codes for MSEDSEAVLQLPAASAAAGGECLSELSPETATPEPPSSAAVSPGTEEPPGDTKKKIDVLLKAVGDTPIMKTKKWAVERTRTIQGLIDFIKKFLKLVASEQLFIYVNQSFAPSPDQEVGTLYECFGSDGKLVLHYCKSQAWG; via the exons ATGTCGGAAGACTCAGAGGCAGTGCTGCAGCTCCCTGCGGCTTCGGCCGCGGCCGGCGGCGAGTGCCTTTCGGAGCTCTCCCCGGAAACAGCCACCCCAGAGCCCCCGTCTTCGGCTGCAGTTTCGCCCGGTACCGAGGAACCTCCCGGAGACACCAAGAAAAAAA TTGACGTCTTGCTGAAGGCAGTAGGAGACACTCctataatgaaaacaaagaaatgggctgtGGAGCGAACCCGGACCATCCAAGGACTCATTGACTTCATCAAAAAGTTCCTTAAACTGGTGGCCTCAGAACAGTTG tTTATTTATGTGAATCAGTCCTTTGCCCCTTCCCCAGACCAAGAAGTTGGAACTCTATATGAG tgttTTGGCAGTGATGGTAAACTGGTCCTACATTACTGCAAATCACAGGCATGGGGATGA
- the Atg12 gene encoding ubiquitin-like protein ATG12 isoform X2, which produces MSEDSEAVLQLPAASAAAGGECLSELSPETATPEPPSSAAVSPGTEEPPGDTKKKIYLCESVLCPFPRPRSWNSI; this is translated from the exons ATGTCGGAAGACTCAGAGGCAGTGCTGCAGCTCCCTGCGGCTTCGGCCGCGGCCGGCGGCGAGTGCCTTTCGGAGCTCTCCCCGGAAACAGCCACCCCAGAGCCCCCGTCTTCGGCTGCAGTTTCGCCCGGTACCGAGGAACCTCCCGGAGACACCAAGAAAAAAA tTTATTTATGTGAATCAGTCCTTTGCCCCTTCCCCAGACCAAGAAGTTGGAACTCTATATGA